In the Devosia sp. SL43 genome, one interval contains:
- a CDS encoding extracellular solute-binding protein, giving the protein MKFAPLLALGLLLGLAVPALAQTQTGVWSHAFSTNGDLPKYPADYTHFDYVNVDAPKTGIVRMGDMGGFDTFNPILPKGEGAGGLGLVYETLMIPSQDEVNTYYGLLAKELMIAPDYGAVTFRIDPAAKWHDGEPVTAEDVVWSFEKSIELNPNMAQYYANITKAEVTAPGEVTFTFDVTDNRELPLILGQLMVLPKHWWEGTDADGKQRNIAESTLEAPMGSGPYELESFEAGQTITYKRDPDYWGINQPTRVGTNNFEEYQIEYFLDLTVMFEAFKGDQFDWWTENQARRWATAYDFPAVTQGRVIKEMFPQDYADNGLMMAFVPNLRREKFQDERVREALNYAFDFEELSNTLFFNQYERIDSYFFGLPFRSTGLPQGEELEILNSVKDLLPPSVFTEPYTNPVSGDPGKLRENLRKALTLFNEAGYTLDGTRLVDANGNQFSFEILLNGPTIEPVAQNLVTNLAQIGVAVTIRSVDSPQYINRARSFDFDVIYSGWGQSFSPGNEQRYFFGSSTANEEGSQNYAGIADPGVDALIEKLINADDRATQEATVMALDRVLLHHHYVVPSYTLRNSRIARWDRFSHPDPLPEFGSAFPTIWWWDEAKAAKTGGVQ; this is encoded by the coding sequence ATGAAGTTCGCCCCCCTCCTGGCCCTCGGCTTGCTGCTTGGCCTCGCCGTCCCGGCTTTGGCCCAGACCCAGACCGGCGTCTGGAGCCACGCCTTCTCGACCAATGGCGACCTGCCCAAATATCCCGCCGACTACACCCACTTCGACTATGTCAACGTCGACGCCCCCAAGACCGGCATCGTTCGCATGGGCGATATGGGCGGCTTTGATACCTTCAACCCCATCCTGCCCAAGGGCGAGGGGGCGGGCGGTCTGGGCCTCGTCTACGAGACGCTGATGATACCCTCGCAGGACGAGGTGAACACCTATTACGGCCTCCTCGCCAAGGAACTGATGATCGCGCCGGACTATGGCGCCGTTACCTTCCGCATCGATCCTGCCGCCAAATGGCACGATGGCGAACCGGTCACGGCAGAGGACGTGGTCTGGTCGTTCGAAAAGAGCATCGAGCTCAATCCGAACATGGCGCAATACTACGCCAATATCACCAAGGCCGAAGTCACCGCGCCCGGTGAGGTGACCTTCACCTTCGACGTCACCGACAACCGCGAACTGCCGCTGATCCTGGGCCAGTTGATGGTGTTGCCCAAGCATTGGTGGGAGGGCACGGACGCCGATGGCAAGCAGCGCAACATCGCCGAATCCACCCTCGAGGCACCTATGGGTTCAGGCCCCTACGAGCTTGAAAGCTTCGAGGCCGGCCAGACTATCACCTACAAGCGCGACCCCGACTACTGGGGCATCAACCAACCGACCCGCGTCGGCACCAACAATTTCGAGGAATACCAGATCGAGTATTTCCTCGACCTGACCGTGATGTTCGAGGCCTTCAAGGGCGATCAGTTCGACTGGTGGACCGAGAACCAAGCTCGTCGCTGGGCCACCGCCTATGATTTCCCAGCCGTCACCCAGGGCCGCGTCATCAAGGAGATGTTCCCGCAGGATTACGCCGACAACGGTCTGATGATGGCCTTTGTCCCTAATCTCCGCCGCGAGAAATTCCAGGACGAGCGCGTCCGCGAGGCCCTCAACTATGCCTTCGACTTTGAAGAGCTGAGCAACACGCTGTTCTTCAACCAGTATGAGCGCATCGACAGCTACTTCTTCGGCCTGCCCTTCCGCTCCACCGGCCTGCCGCAGGGCGAAGAGCTGGAAATCCTCAATTCCGTCAAGGATCTGCTGCCGCCGTCGGTGTTCACCGAGCCCTATACCAATCCGGTCAGTGGCGATCCGGGCAAGCTGCGCGAAAACCTGCGCAAGGCCCTGACCCTTTTCAACGAGGCCGGCTACACCCTCGACGGCACCCGCCTCGTCGATGCCAATGGCAACCAGTTCAGCTTCGAAATCCTGCTCAATGGCCCCACCATAGAGCCCGTGGCGCAGAACCTCGTCACCAACCTCGCCCAGATCGGCGTGGCGGTAACGATACGCTCGGTCGACAGCCCGCAATATATCAACCGAGCCCGCTCGTTCGACTTTGACGTGATCTATAGCGGCTGGGGCCAGTCCTTCTCCCCCGGCAACGAGCAGCGCTACTTCTTTGGCTCATCCACCGCCAACGAAGAGGGCTCGCAGAACTATGCCGGTATCGCCGATCCCGGCGTCGACGCGCTCATCGAAAAGCTGATCAACGCCGACGACCGCGCCACGCAGGAGGCCACCGTCATGGCCCTCGACCGCGTGCTGCTGCACCACCACTACGTGGTCCCCAGCTATACCCTGCGCAATTCCCGCATCGCCCGCTGGGACCGCTTCAGCCACCCCGATCCCCTGCCCGAATTCGGCTCGGCGTTCCCGACGATCTGGTGGTGGGACGAGGCGAAGGCGGCAAAGACAGGCGGCGTGCAGTAA
- a CDS encoding DUF1223 domain-containing protein, translating into MSRTATVLAGFILVASTGGIISATAEQRSPVVVELFTSQGCSSCPPANANLITLSQRPDVLVLSFAVTYWDRLGWKDTFGKPEFTERQVIYEPALEQFGPYTPQMVVNGSTTAVGNRLEDVEALIASAAPLPGPALDLGTAILSIAAGNAPASGADIWRVTYDPRTVEVPIGRGENTGRTLAHTHVVHALENLGNWTGTALDLPVLPVPNGFKTAILVQERNGGPILAAVTN; encoded by the coding sequence ATGTCACGCACCGCGACAGTTCTGGCCGGATTTATCCTCGTAGCGTCAACCGGCGGCATCATATCCGCGACGGCGGAACAACGCTCGCCTGTCGTGGTCGAACTCTTCACCAGCCAGGGCTGTTCCTCCTGCCCGCCAGCCAATGCCAATCTCATCACGCTCAGCCAGCGGCCTGACGTGCTGGTGCTGAGCTTCGCAGTGACCTATTGGGATCGCCTGGGCTGGAAGGATACGTTCGGCAAACCGGAATTCACCGAGCGACAAGTCATCTACGAACCGGCCCTTGAGCAGTTCGGACCCTACACCCCACAGATGGTGGTCAACGGCAGCACGACCGCCGTCGGCAACCGTCTCGAAGACGTCGAAGCCCTCATCGCCAGCGCCGCGCCTTTGCCCGGTCCGGCGCTCGACCTGGGAACCGCCATCCTCTCCATCGCAGCCGGCAACGCCCCGGCGTCAGGCGCAGATATCTGGCGCGTCACCTATGACCCCCGCACGGTTGAAGTCCCGATCGGCCGCGGCGAGAATACAGGACGGACTCTGGCCCATACCCACGTCGTACATGCGCTGGAAAATCTGGGAAACTGGACCGGGACCGCGTTGGATCTCCCGGTATTGCCGGTGCCGAACGGGTTCAAGACGGCAATCCTGGTGCAGGAAAGGAACGGCGGCCCGATCCTGGCAGCGGTGACGAACTGA
- a CDS encoding translocation/assembly module TamB domain-containing protein, with product MRRFLVIALVAGGLAVPAAIVAQDVLTMSNEEQKDWLTNFVQDRLSTPERQIRLSNIDGVLGSDVSVREITISDTEGVWLRVNNAQLSWNQAALFLGKLDVRSIKADSIDYIRNAVPAEAAVDLPAPEAGGLAIPEFPVAIVLQELAVPKVTFGENVFGLGSEISLAGAFQLEGGNLTTNLDIIRLDGPGGTLDLDVAYTKADNAVDLGLSLVEPENGVIANLLNIENRPAVTLSLTGQGPVADLRTELVLQANQQTALSGVATIQQQAEGFAVAADLRGPLSTLIAEPYRPFFGAETSLTANALVRSAGGLSISGLRLSGGQLSLEASAETTADNFLSQLNLNAVVNDPAGGQVILPVAGSATKVGSAQVTVDFGGPVAATEPNTGKAWSANVDVVGFEQPGLAAETIALTLGGVATALDDPAARMLTFNGDGAISGITAAEEVKAALGDEIGIGIAGLYEAGKPVQLAELRVVGQALTAALSGQLDGLDFNGNIGLETSSISPFSGVAGRDLDGRLTLSATGSIMPLTGGFDLTLDGTGTNLSIDDEVADGLLAGTVALNGRVARDANGLTADDFRIENQQLQVLADGTYSNALADFTFNLDLSDLALLSDEASGALKVVGTAKGADNVVDLDLDATVPVGELAGRSLREAMISFDGRYDVDRLDGNISGAAALDGFRTTLAVDVSVTPSEQALVDIDFQAAGTRVTGGLTRTLLTGLINGNLTVVSPDVSVPAALTLLEAEGAVNAEVTLAPDGATQSASVRGDVSGLAVNDIRVGAADISATISDLFGVPVVDGSVNATNVAAAGVDIRTLSARATQSGTTTVFDAQAALATGTDVDVAGSLTPVDDGYRLALDRAQLVQGQLSARLAQPTVLQVAGSNVALDAVRFDVGSGSITAGGSAGEALNIALDINALPLSIANAVAPELGLAGTLSGQATISGTGSDPQVTFTAQAQGINARAIDELGIAPLGVNASGSYRNGTVTLAEMTANGSGGLTLRGSGTVPLAGSGLNVAVTGSAPLALGNRFVSDRGGQLSGTVNLDARVSGSISSPQFGGRVSTSGAGYIDPELNLRLQAITGSASLNGSNLVIDSLSANLATGGSVSASGTVGLSGGIPANVQVALNSARYADGNLFVATVSGNLALTGNLTGSPLLSGNVLVEEANITVPENFGGGAELIDVEHIRTPPAVEQTLARARIDESGAPVPQTRSAGLLLDINVNAPNQIFIRGRGLDAEVGGSVRLTGPIGNIQPVGGFSLNRGRLAILGQRVTFESGTVTLVGDLDPFLNFVARTEGEGITVFVTVSGRASDIDVSFTSAPMLPQDEVLSRLIFKKSMGELSPLQLAKLAGAAAELVGGGGNGLVDSLRGAAGLDDLDIVTDDQGNVAVQAGTYIQDNVYLGVQAGAGGQSKVTINLDVTDDLKVTGAAGQDGNSSLGVFYERDY from the coding sequence ATGCGGCGTTTCCTTGTCATCGCCCTTGTTGCTGGTGGCCTCGCCGTTCCCGCCGCGATCGTGGCGCAGGACGTGCTCACAATGAGCAATGAAGAGCAGAAGGACTGGCTGACCAACTTCGTGCAGGACCGGCTATCGACGCCGGAACGGCAGATCCGGCTCAGCAACATTGACGGTGTGCTCGGCTCGGATGTGTCGGTGCGCGAGATTACCATTTCGGACACCGAAGGCGTGTGGCTGCGCGTCAACAATGCGCAGCTCAGCTGGAACCAGGCGGCCCTGTTCCTCGGCAAGCTGGACGTCAGGTCGATCAAGGCCGATTCGATCGACTATATCCGCAATGCGGTGCCTGCCGAGGCTGCGGTCGATCTGCCGGCGCCTGAAGCCGGTGGCTTGGCGATCCCCGAGTTTCCGGTGGCCATCGTGCTGCAGGAGCTTGCCGTCCCCAAGGTGACATTCGGCGAGAATGTGTTTGGGCTGGGTTCGGAGATTTCGTTGGCCGGCGCCTTCCAGCTCGAAGGTGGCAACCTCACCACTAATCTCGACATCATCAGGCTTGATGGGCCGGGTGGTACGCTCGATCTCGACGTCGCCTATACCAAGGCCGACAACGCCGTCGATCTCGGCCTGTCGCTGGTGGAGCCCGAGAATGGCGTGATCGCCAACCTGCTCAATATCGAGAACCGCCCGGCGGTGACGCTGAGCCTGACCGGGCAGGGGCCGGTGGCCGACCTGCGGACCGAGCTGGTGCTGCAGGCCAATCAACAGACGGCACTGAGCGGTGTCGCGACGATCCAGCAGCAGGCGGAGGGCTTCGCGGTCGCCGCCGATCTGCGCGGGCCATTGTCGACGCTGATCGCCGAACCCTATCGGCCGTTCTTCGGCGCGGAAACGTCGCTGACGGCCAATGCGCTGGTGCGATCAGCAGGCGGGCTGTCGATCAGCGGGCTCAGGCTCAGCGGTGGCCAACTGTCGCTCGAGGCTTCGGCCGAGACGACGGCAGACAATTTCCTCAGCCAGCTCAATCTCAACGCCGTAGTCAACGATCCCGCAGGTGGGCAGGTGATCCTGCCGGTGGCCGGTAGCGCCACCAAGGTGGGTTCGGCGCAGGTGACGGTCGACTTTGGCGGCCCGGTCGCGGCAACCGAACCCAATACGGGCAAGGCATGGTCGGCAAATGTCGATGTCGTCGGCTTCGAACAGCCCGGACTGGCGGCCGAGACGATCGCCCTGACGCTGGGTGGCGTCGCTACTGCGCTCGACGATCCCGCGGCGCGCATGCTGACCTTCAATGGCGATGGCGCCATCAGCGGCATTACCGCTGCGGAAGAGGTGAAAGCGGCGCTGGGTGATGAAATCGGCATCGGTATTGCCGGGCTTTACGAGGCCGGCAAGCCAGTACAACTGGCCGAACTGCGCGTGGTGGGGCAGGCACTGACCGCAGCGCTGTCCGGGCAGTTGGACGGCCTCGATTTCAACGGCAATATCGGGCTTGAGACCTCGAGCATTTCGCCATTCTCTGGCGTTGCCGGGCGCGACCTCGATGGCAGGCTGACGCTCAGCGCGACGGGCTCGATCATGCCGCTGACGGGCGGGTTCGACCTGACGCTGGACGGGACCGGGACCAATCTCAGCATCGATGATGAGGTGGCCGACGGGCTGCTGGCGGGCACCGTGGCGCTCAACGGTCGTGTGGCACGCGACGCCAATGGGCTAACGGCGGACGATTTCCGCATCGAGAACCAACAGCTGCAGGTGCTGGCCGATGGCACCTACTCCAATGCGCTGGCCGATTTCACCTTCAACCTCGACCTGAGCGATCTGGCGCTGCTGTCCGACGAGGCCAGCGGTGCGCTCAAGGTGGTCGGGACGGCCAAGGGCGCCGACAATGTGGTCGACCTTGATCTCGATGCGACGGTGCCGGTCGGTGAGCTGGCTGGCCGTTCACTGCGCGAGGCGATGATCAGCTTCGATGGCCGGTACGATGTCGATCGGCTCGACGGTAATATCAGCGGTGCGGCGGCGCTGGACGGGTTCCGGACGACGCTGGCGGTGGATGTGAGCGTCACGCCGAGCGAACAGGCTCTGGTCGATATCGACTTCCAGGCGGCCGGGACGCGGGTGACGGGCGGGCTAACGCGGACGTTGCTGACTGGCCTGATCAACGGCAATCTCACGGTGGTCTCGCCAGATGTGTCGGTGCCGGCGGCCCTGACATTACTGGAGGCCGAAGGTGCTGTTAATGCCGAGGTGACGCTGGCGCCGGATGGCGCGACGCAGAGCGCCAGTGTGCGTGGCGACGTCAGCGGGCTGGCGGTGAACGATATCAGGGTTGGCGCAGCCGACATCAGCGCCACGATCAGCGATCTGTTCGGTGTGCCTGTTGTCGACGGGTCGGTGAACGCGACCAATGTGGCTGCAGCGGGCGTGGACATCCGGACGCTGTCGGCGCGGGCAACCCAGAGCGGCACCACGACGGTGTTCGATGCCCAGGCCGCCCTGGCGACTGGAACTGATGTGGATGTGGCCGGCTCGCTGACGCCGGTGGATGACGGCTACCGCCTGGCACTCGATCGTGCGCAACTGGTGCAGGGCCAGTTGTCGGCGCGGTTGGCGCAGCCGACGGTGTTGCAGGTGGCGGGTTCGAACGTGGCCCTGGATGCCGTGCGCTTCGATGTGGGCTCGGGCTCGATAACGGCTGGCGGGTCAGCGGGCGAGGCGCTCAACATCGCGCTCGATATCAATGCCTTGCCGCTGTCGATCGCCAATGCCGTGGCGCCAGAGCTGGGCCTGGCGGGGACTTTGAGCGGGCAGGCGACGATATCGGGTACGGGCAGCGATCCGCAGGTAACGTTTACGGCGCAGGCGCAGGGCATCAATGCGCGGGCGATCGACGAACTCGGGATTGCGCCGCTGGGTGTCAATGCCAGCGGCAGCTATCGCAATGGCACGGTGACGCTGGCGGAGATGACGGCCAACGGGTCGGGCGGGCTGACGCTGCGTGGGTCGGGCACGGTACCACTTGCCGGTAGCGGTCTCAATGTGGCGGTGACAGGATCGGCGCCGCTGGCGCTGGGTAACCGGTTTGTCAGCGATCGCGGCGGCCAGCTGAGCGGCACGGTGAACCTTGATGCCCGCGTCAGCGGTAGCATCAGTAGTCCGCAGTTTGGCGGACGCGTGTCGACCAGCGGCGCAGGCTATATCGATCCGGAACTCAATCTGCGGCTTCAGGCGATCACTGGTTCGGCGAGTCTCAATGGCAGCAATCTGGTCATCGACAGCCTTTCAGCCAACCTGGCTACTGGTGGCTCGGTTTCGGCTTCGGGCACCGTGGGCCTCAGTGGCGGCATTCCGGCCAATGTGCAGGTGGCGCTCAACTCGGCGCGCTATGCCGATGGCAACCTATTCGTCGCGACGGTGTCGGGTAATCTGGCGCTGACCGGCAATCTGACTGGCTCGCCGCTGCTCAGCGGCAATGTGCTGGTCGAGGAAGCCAATATCACCGTGCCGGAGAATTTTGGCGGCGGGGCGGAGTTGATCGACGTCGAGCATATTAGGACGCCCCCCGCAGTGGAGCAGACGCTGGCGCGGGCGCGGATCGACGAATCCGGGGCGCCGGTGCCGCAGACGCGGTCCGCCGGGTTGCTGCTCGATATCAATGTGAACGCGCCGAACCAGATATTCATCCGTGGCCGCGGGCTCGATGCAGAGGTTGGCGGGTCAGTGCGGCTAACCGGGCCGATCGGCAATATCCAGCCGGTGGGCGGCTTCTCGCTCAATCGCGGGCGGCTGGCGATCCTGGGGCAGCGAGTGACCTTTGAAAGCGGCACCGTGACGCTAGTGGGCGATCTCGACCCGTTCCTGAACTTCGTGGCGCGCACCGAGGGCGAGGGCATCACGGTGTTTGTGACGGTGTCGGGCCGGGCGTCGGATATCGACGTGAGTTTCACGTCGGCGCCAATGCTGCCGCAGGACGAGGTCCTGAGCCGGCTGATCTTCAAGAAATCGATGGGCGAGCTATCGCCGCTGCAGCTGGCCAAGCTGGCGGGTGCTGCCGCCGAGCTGGTCGGTGGCGGCGGTAACGGGCTGGTGGACAGCCTGCGCGGCGCGGCAGGGCTGGACGATCTCGACATCGTCACCGACGACCAGGGCAATGTCGCGGTGCAGGCTGGGACCTATATCCAGGACAATGTCTATCTGGGCGTGCAGGCCGGCGCCGGCGGGCAGAGCAAGGTGACGATCAATCTCGATGTGACTGACGATCTCAAGGTCACGGGCGCGGCCGGGCAGGACGGGAATTCAAGCCTGGGCGTGTTTTACGAGCGGGACTACTAA
- a CDS encoding autotransporter assembly complex protein TamA: MVAAPVSAFEIFGLKLFEDQSAADADAVIADPQPYVMTVVVNATGALDSVVRNASSLVADEAEPASGAAGLLAKARGDYRRIVAALYNEGYYGGTVSIRVGGVEAANLAPDVNLPDPVDVAIVVDPGPLFRFSSVTIVNQAPLTNDPFDYVEPPALRGFGSGEIAKSSVILAAETLSLEAWRQLGYAKAAIVGRDVVADHATNTVDVTLTVNPGVKAAFGDVTVTGTERMDPEFVRRQTGLTPGEEYDPDELALAQKRLDRLEVFRAARLEAAEFIGTDGLLPYDLIVQELPGARFGFGATYSTVDGLGLEAYHLWRNLFGQAERLRLDARVASIAWPLDTAQFDYFFGGTFTKPGVFTPDTDLVAAISAERTVYPNYTETSAAGKLGLTHFFSDQITFEGGATFERNRFDDTFGTRDFATAGLYAGATLDFRDDKVDATSGWYLQGDIEPFYEFSYGNAGGRITVEGRTYFGFGEDDPFVLAARVKAGALIGPSLAEIPPDKLFFAGGGGSVRGYAYKSIGVDDGMGNVTGGRYLLEASLEARVKVTESIGVVGFVDGGYVAADTFPGLDDLRIGAGVGLRYYTGLGPLRLDVALPLNKKAGDPDYAIYVGIGQAF, encoded by the coding sequence ATGGTCGCCGCGCCCGTTTCCGCGTTTGAAATTTTTGGCCTCAAGCTGTTCGAGGATCAGAGCGCGGCGGATGCCGACGCCGTCATCGCCGATCCGCAGCCCTACGTCATGACGGTCGTGGTCAATGCGACCGGCGCGCTGGATAGCGTGGTGCGCAATGCATCGTCGCTGGTGGCCGATGAGGCCGAGCCGGCCTCGGGCGCGGCGGGGCTGCTCGCCAAGGCGCGCGGCGACTACCGGCGCATCGTCGCGGCCCTCTACAACGAAGGCTATTATGGCGGGACGGTGAGCATTCGTGTTGGCGGGGTGGAGGCGGCCAACCTGGCGCCTGACGTCAACCTGCCCGATCCGGTGGATGTGGCCATCGTGGTCGATCCGGGTCCGCTGTTCCGCTTCAGCTCAGTCACCATCGTCAACCAGGCGCCGCTGACCAATGACCCGTTCGACTATGTCGAGCCGCCGGCTCTGCGCGGCTTCGGCTCCGGCGAGATTGCCAAATCCAGCGTGATTCTGGCCGCTGAAACGCTGTCGCTGGAGGCCTGGCGACAGCTTGGCTATGCCAAGGCTGCGATCGTGGGTCGCGATGTGGTGGCCGATCACGCGACCAATACGGTGGATGTGACCCTCACGGTCAATCCGGGCGTGAAGGCGGCGTTTGGCGACGTCACCGTCACTGGCACCGAACGCATGGACCCCGAATTTGTGCGGCGACAGACCGGACTGACTCCGGGTGAAGAATATGATCCCGATGAGCTGGCGCTGGCGCAGAAGCGGCTCGATCGGCTCGAAGTGTTCCGCGCGGCGCGGCTGGAAGCGGCCGAATTCATCGGCACGGACGGGCTCCTGCCCTATGATCTGATCGTGCAGGAGCTGCCCGGCGCGCGCTTCGGCTTTGGCGCCACCTATTCGACGGTGGATGGCCTGGGGCTTGAGGCCTATCACCTCTGGCGCAATCTGTTCGGTCAGGCCGAGCGATTGCGGCTCGATGCGCGCGTGGCCAGCATTGCCTGGCCGCTCGACACGGCGCAGTTCGACTATTTCTTCGGCGGCACCTTTACCAAGCCGGGCGTGTTTACCCCCGATACCGACCTGGTCGCCGCGATATCGGCCGAGCGGACGGTCTATCCGAACTATACCGAGACTTCGGCCGCCGGAAAGCTGGGGCTGACCCATTTCTTCTCCGACCAGATCACGTTTGAAGGTGGCGCCACATTCGAGCGCAACCGGTTCGACGATACGTTCGGGACGCGCGACTTTGCCACGGCCGGGCTCTATGCCGGGGCGACGCTGGATTTCCGCGACGACAAGGTCGACGCGACATCGGGCTGGTACCTGCAGGGCGATATCGAGCCGTTCTACGAGTTCAGCTATGGCAATGCCGGCGGACGGATCACCGTCGAGGGCCGCACCTATTTCGGCTTTGGCGAGGACGATCCGTTCGTGCTGGCCGCGAGGGTCAAGGCCGGGGCACTGATCGGCCCGAGCCTGGCGGAGATTCCGCCGGACAAGCTGTTCTTTGCCGGCGGTGGCGGCTCGGTGCGCGGCTATGCCTATAAGTCCATTGGTGTCGATGACGGCATGGGCAATGTAACCGGTGGGCGCTATCTGCTCGAAGCCTCGCTCGAAGCGCGGGTCAAGGTGACCGAGAGCATTGGCGTGGTTGGCTTTGTCGACGGCGGCTACGTAGCCGCAGATACCTTCCCCGGGCTCGACGACCTGCGCATCGGCGCCGGTGTGGGCTTGCGCTACTATACCGGGTTGGGGCCGTTGCGGCTGGACGTGGCGCTGCCGCTCAACAAGAAGGCAGGCGATCCGGACTACGCCATCTATGTTGGCATCGGGCAGGCATTCTGA
- a CDS encoding MacB family efflux pump subunit, whose protein sequence is MTDPIISLRGLTRQFQTGAEAVTVLKDVDLDIHRGELVAIIGQSGSGKSTLMNILGCLDRPSGGTYEFAGKDVGKLAPDALAELRREHFGFIFQRYQLLPDLDAVENVEMPAIYAGVDGAARRKRAIDLLTRLGLGERLTHRPNALSGGQQQRVSVARALMNGGEVILADEPTGALDSRSGKELMALLGELHRDGHTIIIVTHDPLIAAQTERVIEISDGVIIADRRTGEDTRVDRVKETIRKIARWREGFDRGLEALRMALRAMVAHKLRTFLTMLGIIIGIASVVSVVALGQGSQETVLANIASIGTNTINVYPGTGFGDRRSARIETLLPSDADAVGLQAYADSVSPQVSSNETVRFRSTSSNATVTGVGEGYFQVNGRTFNAGLGFNATSVSERTQEAVIDVTARDAFFVNGEDPIGQVILLDKVPVRVIGVVDNVTGFGPGGTSANVYVPYTTAMSRILGQSYLSSIAVRVADDYDMDQAEAEITDLITRLHGGKTDFFLQNTATIRDTIESTAATLTLLISTIAVISLVVGGIGVMNIMLVSVSERTKEIGIRMAVGARRGDILRQFLIEAVLVCFVGGAAGVALSFGLGSLLTALVAGAKVSYSAESIVLAIASASLIGVVFGFMPARSAARLDPVDALARE, encoded by the coding sequence ATGACCGATCCGATTATTTCGCTCCGCGGGCTGACGCGGCAGTTTCAGACCGGTGCGGAGGCCGTGACCGTGCTGAAGGATGTCGACCTCGACATCCACCGGGGTGAGCTGGTGGCCATAATTGGCCAGTCCGGTTCCGGCAAGTCGACGCTGATGAATATCCTTGGCTGCCTCGACCGTCCAAGCGGCGGCACCTATGAGTTTGCCGGCAAGGACGTGGGCAAGCTGGCGCCGGATGCGCTGGCCGAGCTGCGGCGCGAGCATTTCGGCTTCATCTTCCAGCGCTATCAGCTGCTGCCCGATCTTGACGCGGTCGAAAATGTGGAGATGCCGGCGATCTACGCCGGGGTGGACGGCGCGGCGCGGCGCAAGCGGGCGATCGACCTGCTGACGCGGCTGGGGCTGGGCGAGCGGCTGACGCATCGGCCCAATGCGCTTTCGGGTGGCCAGCAACAGCGCGTCAGTGTGGCGCGGGCGCTAATGAATGGCGGCGAGGTGATCCTGGCGGACGAACCGACCGGCGCGCTGGATTCGCGCAGCGGCAAGGAGTTGATGGCGCTGCTGGGCGAACTGCATCGGGATGGGCATACGATCATCATCGTGACGCATGATCCGCTGATTGCGGCGCAGACCGAGCGGGTGATTGAGATTTCGGACGGTGTGATCATCGCCGATCGCCGAACGGGCGAGGATACGCGGGTCGATCGGGTCAAGGAGACGATCCGCAAGATCGCGCGCTGGCGAGAAGGCTTTGATCGCGGGCTCGAGGCCCTGCGCATGGCACTGCGGGCCATGGTCGCGCACAAGCTGCGGACGTTTCTCACCATGCTCGGCATCATCATCGGTATCGCGTCGGTGGTGAGCGTGGTGGCGCTGGGTCAAGGTAGCCAGGAGACGGTGCTGGCCAATATCGCCTCGATCGGCACCAACACGATCAATGTCTATCCGGGAACCGGGTTTGGCGACCGGCGCTCGGCGCGGATCGAGACCTTGTTGCCAAGCGATGCCGATGCGGTGGGCCTGCAGGCCTATGCCGACAGCGTTTCGCCGCAGGTATCGAGCAACGAGACCGTGCGGTTCCGCAGTACCTCGTCCAACGCGACGGTGACCGGGGTTGGCGAGGGCTACTTCCAGGTCAATGGACGGACGTTCAATGCCGGGTTGGGCTTCAATGCGACCAGCGTCAGCGAGCGAACGCAGGAAGCGGTCATCGACGTCACGGCGCGGGATGCCTTCTTCGTCAATGGCGAGGATCCGATAGGGCAGGTCATCCTGCTCGACAAGGTACCGGTGCGGGTGATCGGCGTGGTCGACAATGTCACCGGCTTCGGTCCCGGCGGTACTTCGGCCAATGTCTATGTGCCCTACACGACGGCCATGAGCCGGATATTGGGTCAATCGTATCTTAGTTCGATCGCAGTGCGGGTTGCCGACGATTACGACATGGATCAGGCGGAAGCCGAGATCACCGATCTCATCACCCGGCTGCATGGCGGCAAGACGGACTTCTTCCTGCAGAACACCGCGACCATTCGCGATACGATCGAATCGACGGCCGCAACGCTGACGCTGCTGATTTCGACGATCGCTGTCATCTCGCTGGTGGTGGGCGGCATCGGGGTGATGAATATCATGCTGGTGAGTGTGTCGGAGCGAACCAAGGAGATCGGCATCCGCATGGCGGTGGGAGCCAGGCGTGGGGATATCCTGCGGCAGTTTCTGATCGAAGCGGTGCTGGTGTGCTTCGTCGGCGGGGCGGCTGGGGTAGCGCTGAGCTTTGGGCTGGGGAGTCTGCTGACAGCCTTGGTGGCAGGGGCGAAGGTTTCGTATTCGGCGGAATCGATCGTGCTTGCGATTGCCTCGGCGAGTTTGATCGGGGTGGTGTTCGGGTTCATGCCGGCGCGGTCGGCAGCAAGGCTGGATCCGGTGGACGCACTGGCGCGGGAGTAG